From a region of the Falco cherrug isolate bFalChe1 chromosome 9, bFalChe1.pri, whole genome shotgun sequence genome:
- the KIF11 gene encoding kinesin-like protein KIF11 isoform X1 — protein sequence MQICTGPFNVLERKTGSYAVVDCDQARKEVSVRTGGVTDKTSRKTYTFDMVFGAQAKQIDVYRSVVCPILDEVIMGYNCTVFAYGQTGTGKTFTMEGERSPNEEYTWEEDPLAGIIPRTLHQIFEKLTENGTEFSVKVSLLEIYNEELFDLLNPSPDIGERLQMFDDPRNKRGVIIKGLEEITVHNKNEVYKILERGAAKRTTAATYMNAYSSRSHSVFSITIHMKETTVDGEELVKIGKLNLVDLAGSENIGRSGAVDKRAREAGNINQSLLTLGRVITALVERAPHIPYRESKLTRILQDSLGGRTKTSIIATVSPASINLEETLSTLEYAHRAKNIMNKPEVNQKLTKKALIKEYTEEIERLKRDLAAAREKNGVYISLENYEALNGKLTVQEEQIAEYIDKISIMEEEVKRITELFAVNKNELEQCKKDLQIKEKELEETQKDLQETKVHLAEEEYVVSVLEKTEQKLRGTASKLLSTVEETTKDVSGLHAKLDRKMAVDQHNAVVQNTFAGQMNALFNKIQDAVSENSLKQHQFLTSYTNFIGDLLCTSSSAANILASVVSESFASIKELASTEVSHMSEKITQHENLSLDCKAELLRLIEEHTSGLRGALSSLTPMVEFVLGLNCQFQSNMKKYSAVADKMEGHKKEMDTFFGDLSLTLKKLREETANVFAQLQNDCENLKEEVEMTRLAHTKSVAELMSSLQSQLNRFAQETQENLTNVLAKNGTLKTTITAVQENVHLKTTDLVSSTTSNHSKFIASLDNFSQELRIINAENKMMLGESTDHCQQLLVNLKNVSQDNVKRHEFAAAQIVDLTSQQLLSFNDQKQQLQCLQKKNEESCDKAIAEVAHHIGRQRAAEEKVLNGLLDQIKVDQEILLEQKLALNEEAQHGLTQVNGFLQEDLKVDIPTGTTPQRRDYFYPVTLVRTEPRELLLEQLRQKQPKLDAVLNSETGKVEDNADQDMLEEEEGLQNSSESLASDKSLVDTDICCHVNGGIPFFQHKRSHKKDKENKSAATLEKNKIEDTMEQFLAKSKLPLRSLN from the exons ATGCAAATTTGCACTGG GCCTTTTAATGTCTTGGAACGTAAAACAGGCTCCTATGCTGTTGTAGACTGTGATCAAGCAAGAAAGGAAGTTAGTGTCCGCACTGGAGGAGTAACAGATAAGACATCAAGAAAGACTTACACATTTGATATG GTTTTTGGAGCTCAGGCAAAGCAGATCGATGTATATCGGAGTGTTGTGTGTCCCATTTTGGATGAAGTGATTATGGGCTACAACTGTACAGTGTTTGC TTACGGCCAAACGGGTACTGGTAAGACCTTCACAATGGAAGGGGAGCGGTCACCCAATGAGGAATATACTTGGGAAGAG GATCCACTAGCAGGTATAATACCCCGTACATTGcatcaaatatttgaaaagctcACAGAAAATGGTACCGAATTTTCAGTCAAAGTCTCTCTTTTGGAAATCTATAATGAGGAGCTTTTTGATCTCCTGAATCCTAGTCCTGATATTGGAGAAAGACTGCAGATGTTTGATGACCCTCGAAACAAG AGGGGTGTAATTATTAAAGGCTTGGAAGAAATAACTGTACACAACAAGAACGAAGTCTACAAAATCCTGGAAAGGGGTGCAGCAAAAAGAACAACTGCAGCTACTTACATGAATGCATATTCCAG CCGTTCCCACTCTGTGTTTTCGATTACCATCCATATGAAAGAAACAACAGTAGATGGAGAAGAACTTGTTAAAATTGGGAAGCTGAACTTG GTTGATCTTGCAGGAAGTGAAAACATTGGTCGATCTGGGGCAGTTGATAAAAGAGCTCGTGAAGCTGGAAATATCAACCAGTCTCTCCTGACACTAGGAAGAGTTATTACTGCTCTAGTAGAAAGAGCCCCACATATTCCATACAGGGAATCTAAACTCACAAGAATCCTTCAAGACTCTCTTGGAGGACGAACAAAAACATCAATAATTGCCACAGTTTCTCCTGCATCTATAAATCTTGAG GAAACACTGAGTACACTGGAATATGCCCACAGAGCAAAGAACATAATGAACAAGCCTGAAGTTAATCAGAAGCTAACAAAAAAAGCTCTTATTAAG GAATATACTGAAGAGATTGAGCGCCTGAAGCGAGACCTTGCTGCTGCACGAGAAAAAAATGGAGTCTATATTTCCCTTGAAAATTATGA AGCCCTTAATGGAAAACTGACAGTTCAGGAAGAACAAATTGCAGAGTATATAGACAAAATCAGCATCATGGAGGAAGAAGTGAAAAGA ATCACTGAACTTTTTGCAGTTAATAAAAATGAACTTGAACAGTGTAAAAAAGATCTGCAAATCAAGgagaaagaactggaagaaacacaaaaagatCTGCAAGAAACCAAGGTTCATCTGGCTGAGGAAGAATATGTGGTTTCAGTCTTGgagaaaactgaacaaaaactCCGTGGCACAGCCAGCAAG tTACTTAGTACAGTTGAAGAAACTACAAAAGATGTATCTGGTCTCCATGCGAAACTGGACCGTAAGATGGCTGTTGATCAACACAATGCTGTTGTCCAAAATACATTTGCAGGCCAAATGAATGCTTTGTTCAACAAAATACAAGACGCGGTTAGTGAAAACAGTTTGAAGCAGCACCAGTTCTTGACATCTTACACAAATTTTATAG GTGACCTCCTGTGTACCAGTTCTTCAGCAGCTAATATTCTTGCCTCAGTTGTATCAGAATCTTTTGCCTCTATTAAAGAACTGGCATCTACTGAAGTTTCTCACATGtctgaaaaaataacacaacaTGAGAATCTGTCACTTGATTGTAAAGCCGAACTGCTGAGATTAATT GAGGAACATACATCTGGATTAAGAGGAGCATTAAGTAGCTTGACACCAATGGTAGAATTTGTCTTGGGACTAAACTGTCAGTTTCAGAGTAACATGAAGAAATACTCTGCTGTGGCTGATAAG ATGGAGGGCCATAAAAAGGAAATGGATACCTTTTTTGGAGATCTTTCTCTCACTCTGAAAAAATTACgggaagaaacagcaaatgttttTGCTCAGCTTCAGAATGATTGCGAGAATCTAAAAGAAGAAGTGGAAATGACGAGGTTGGCACATACAAAG AGCGTAGCTGAATTGATGTCCTCACTGCAAAGCCAGCTCAACCGGTTTGCTCAGGAGACTCAGGAGAACTTAACTAATGTATTAGCAAAAAATGGAACCTTGAAGACCACCATCACTGCTGTGCAAGAAAATGTTCACCT GAAAACTACAGACCTAGTCAGCAGTACAACTTCCAATCACAGCAAATTCATTGCATCTCTGGATAATTTCTCTCAAGAGCTCAGGATCATAAATGCTGAAAACAAGATGATGCTGGGAGAATCCACTGACCACTGTCAACAACTTCTCGTCAATCTCAAAAATGTGTCTCAGGATAATGTTAAGCGGCATGAATTTGCAGCTGCTCAGATAGTTGACCTTACCAGTCAGCAGCTATTGTCCTTCAATGACCAGAAACAGCAATTGCAGTGTTTGCAGAAG aaaaatgaagaaagctgCGATAAAGCAATAGCTGAAGTTGCTCACCATATTGGTAGACAAAGGGCTGCTGAAGAGAAGGTACTAAATGGCCTTCTTGATCAGATAAAGGTTGATCAGGAGATACTTCTGGAGCAGAAGCTGGCACTTAATGAGGAAGCACAGCATGGACTGACTCAGGTTAATGGTTTCCTGCAAGAAGATCTTAAAGTGGATATTCCAACAG GGACAACTCCACAGAGAAGAGACTACTTCTACCCAGTCACACTTGTGAGGACAGAACCCCGGGAACTTCTGCTGGAGCAATTGAGGCAAAAGCAACCAAAGCTTGATGCTGTGCTAAACAGTGAGACAGGGAAGGTGGAGGATAATGCAGATCAG GACATgttggaagaggaggaaggattGCAGAATTCCAGTGAAAGCCTTGCTAGTGACAAATCCTTAGTGGATACAGACATATGCTGCCACGTAAATGGTGGCATTCCCTTTTTTCAG CACAAAAGGAGTCACAAAAAGGATAAAGAGAACAAATCTGCAGCTACACTGGAGAAGAACAAAATAGAGGATACAATGGAACAGTTTCTTGCCAAATCTAAGCTTCCTTTGAGATCACTGAACTGA
- the KIF11 gene encoding kinesin-like protein KIF11 isoform X2 encodes MAALTSQGGGAKKEEKGKNIQVVVRCRPFNVLERKTGSYAVVDCDQARKEVSVRTGGVTDKTSRKTYTFDMVFGAQAKQIDVYRSVVCPILDEVIMGYNCTVFAYGQTGTGKTFTMEGERSPNEEYTWEEDPLAGIIPRTLHQIFEKLTENGTEFSVKVSLLEIYNEELFDLLNPSPDIGERLQMFDDPRNKRGVIIKGLEEITVHNKNEVYKILERGAAKRTTAATYMNAYSSRSHSVFSITIHMKETTVDGEELVKIGKLNLVDLAGSENIGRSGAVDKRAREAGNINQSLLTLGRVITALVERAPHIPYRESKLTRILQDSLGGRTKTSIIATVSPASINLEETLSTLEYAHRAKNIMNKPEVNQKLTKKALIKEYTEEIERLKRDLAAAREKNGVYISLENYEALNGKLTVQEEQIAEYIDKISIMEEEVKRITELFAVNKNELEQCKKDLQIKEKELEETQKDLQETKVHLAEEEYVVSVLEKTEQKLRGTASKLLSTVEETTKDVSGLHAKLDRKMAVDQHNAVVQNTFAGQMNALFNKIQDAVSENSLKQHQFLTSYTNFIGDLLCTSSSAANILASVVSESFASIKELASTEVSHMSEKITQHENLSLDCKAELLRLIEEHTSGLRGALSSLTPMVEFVLGLNCQFQSNMKKYSAVADKMEGHKKEMDTFFGDLSLTLKKLREETANVFAQLQNDCENLKEEVEMTRLAHTKSVAELMSSLQSQLNRFAQETQENLTNVLAKNGTLKTTITAVQENVHLKTTDLVSSTTSNHSKFIASLDNFSQELRIINAENKMMLGESTDHCQQLLVNLKNVSQDNVKRHEFAAAQIVDLTSQQLLSFNDQKQQLQCLQKKNEESCDKAIAEVAHHIGRQRAAEEKVLNGLLDQIKVDQEILLEQKLALNEEAQHGLTQVNGFLQEDLKVDIPTGTTPQRRDYFYPVTLVRTEPRELLLEQLRQKQPKLDAVLNSETGKVEDNADQDMLEEEEGLQNSSESLASDKSLVDTDICCHVNGGIPFFQHKRSHKKDKENKSAATLEKNKIEDTMEQFLAKSKLPLRSLN; translated from the exons ATGGCCGCCCTTACCTCCCAGGGCGGCGGCGCtaagaaggaggagaagggcaAGAACATCCAGGTGGTGGTGCGGTGCAG GCCTTTTAATGTCTTGGAACGTAAAACAGGCTCCTATGCTGTTGTAGACTGTGATCAAGCAAGAAAGGAAGTTAGTGTCCGCACTGGAGGAGTAACAGATAAGACATCAAGAAAGACTTACACATTTGATATG GTTTTTGGAGCTCAGGCAAAGCAGATCGATGTATATCGGAGTGTTGTGTGTCCCATTTTGGATGAAGTGATTATGGGCTACAACTGTACAGTGTTTGC TTACGGCCAAACGGGTACTGGTAAGACCTTCACAATGGAAGGGGAGCGGTCACCCAATGAGGAATATACTTGGGAAGAG GATCCACTAGCAGGTATAATACCCCGTACATTGcatcaaatatttgaaaagctcACAGAAAATGGTACCGAATTTTCAGTCAAAGTCTCTCTTTTGGAAATCTATAATGAGGAGCTTTTTGATCTCCTGAATCCTAGTCCTGATATTGGAGAAAGACTGCAGATGTTTGATGACCCTCGAAACAAG AGGGGTGTAATTATTAAAGGCTTGGAAGAAATAACTGTACACAACAAGAACGAAGTCTACAAAATCCTGGAAAGGGGTGCAGCAAAAAGAACAACTGCAGCTACTTACATGAATGCATATTCCAG CCGTTCCCACTCTGTGTTTTCGATTACCATCCATATGAAAGAAACAACAGTAGATGGAGAAGAACTTGTTAAAATTGGGAAGCTGAACTTG GTTGATCTTGCAGGAAGTGAAAACATTGGTCGATCTGGGGCAGTTGATAAAAGAGCTCGTGAAGCTGGAAATATCAACCAGTCTCTCCTGACACTAGGAAGAGTTATTACTGCTCTAGTAGAAAGAGCCCCACATATTCCATACAGGGAATCTAAACTCACAAGAATCCTTCAAGACTCTCTTGGAGGACGAACAAAAACATCAATAATTGCCACAGTTTCTCCTGCATCTATAAATCTTGAG GAAACACTGAGTACACTGGAATATGCCCACAGAGCAAAGAACATAATGAACAAGCCTGAAGTTAATCAGAAGCTAACAAAAAAAGCTCTTATTAAG GAATATACTGAAGAGATTGAGCGCCTGAAGCGAGACCTTGCTGCTGCACGAGAAAAAAATGGAGTCTATATTTCCCTTGAAAATTATGA AGCCCTTAATGGAAAACTGACAGTTCAGGAAGAACAAATTGCAGAGTATATAGACAAAATCAGCATCATGGAGGAAGAAGTGAAAAGA ATCACTGAACTTTTTGCAGTTAATAAAAATGAACTTGAACAGTGTAAAAAAGATCTGCAAATCAAGgagaaagaactggaagaaacacaaaaagatCTGCAAGAAACCAAGGTTCATCTGGCTGAGGAAGAATATGTGGTTTCAGTCTTGgagaaaactgaacaaaaactCCGTGGCACAGCCAGCAAG tTACTTAGTACAGTTGAAGAAACTACAAAAGATGTATCTGGTCTCCATGCGAAACTGGACCGTAAGATGGCTGTTGATCAACACAATGCTGTTGTCCAAAATACATTTGCAGGCCAAATGAATGCTTTGTTCAACAAAATACAAGACGCGGTTAGTGAAAACAGTTTGAAGCAGCACCAGTTCTTGACATCTTACACAAATTTTATAG GTGACCTCCTGTGTACCAGTTCTTCAGCAGCTAATATTCTTGCCTCAGTTGTATCAGAATCTTTTGCCTCTATTAAAGAACTGGCATCTACTGAAGTTTCTCACATGtctgaaaaaataacacaacaTGAGAATCTGTCACTTGATTGTAAAGCCGAACTGCTGAGATTAATT GAGGAACATACATCTGGATTAAGAGGAGCATTAAGTAGCTTGACACCAATGGTAGAATTTGTCTTGGGACTAAACTGTCAGTTTCAGAGTAACATGAAGAAATACTCTGCTGTGGCTGATAAG ATGGAGGGCCATAAAAAGGAAATGGATACCTTTTTTGGAGATCTTTCTCTCACTCTGAAAAAATTACgggaagaaacagcaaatgttttTGCTCAGCTTCAGAATGATTGCGAGAATCTAAAAGAAGAAGTGGAAATGACGAGGTTGGCACATACAAAG AGCGTAGCTGAATTGATGTCCTCACTGCAAAGCCAGCTCAACCGGTTTGCTCAGGAGACTCAGGAGAACTTAACTAATGTATTAGCAAAAAATGGAACCTTGAAGACCACCATCACTGCTGTGCAAGAAAATGTTCACCT GAAAACTACAGACCTAGTCAGCAGTACAACTTCCAATCACAGCAAATTCATTGCATCTCTGGATAATTTCTCTCAAGAGCTCAGGATCATAAATGCTGAAAACAAGATGATGCTGGGAGAATCCACTGACCACTGTCAACAACTTCTCGTCAATCTCAAAAATGTGTCTCAGGATAATGTTAAGCGGCATGAATTTGCAGCTGCTCAGATAGTTGACCTTACCAGTCAGCAGCTATTGTCCTTCAATGACCAGAAACAGCAATTGCAGTGTTTGCAGAAG aaaaatgaagaaagctgCGATAAAGCAATAGCTGAAGTTGCTCACCATATTGGTAGACAAAGGGCTGCTGAAGAGAAGGTACTAAATGGCCTTCTTGATCAGATAAAGGTTGATCAGGAGATACTTCTGGAGCAGAAGCTGGCACTTAATGAGGAAGCACAGCATGGACTGACTCAGGTTAATGGTTTCCTGCAAGAAGATCTTAAAGTGGATATTCCAACAG GGACAACTCCACAGAGAAGAGACTACTTCTACCCAGTCACACTTGTGAGGACAGAACCCCGGGAACTTCTGCTGGAGCAATTGAGGCAAAAGCAACCAAAGCTTGATGCTGTGCTAAACAGTGAGACAGGGAAGGTGGAGGATAATGCAGATCAG GACATgttggaagaggaggaaggattGCAGAATTCCAGTGAAAGCCTTGCTAGTGACAAATCCTTAGTGGATACAGACATATGCTGCCACGTAAATGGTGGCATTCCCTTTTTTCAG CACAAAAGGAGTCACAAAAAGGATAAAGAGAACAAATCTGCAGCTACACTGGAGAAGAACAAAATAGAGGATACAATGGAACAGTTTCTTGCCAAATCTAAGCTTCCTTTGAGATCACTGAACTGA